In Ferroplasma sp., a single window of DNA contains:
- a CDS encoding acylphosphatase has translation MASVEYVFHGNVQGIGFRAHVKKKASELGITGWVKNMEDGSVKAVFSGDPEMISILEAYCRKIPLSEITSVDAAPADNDKFETFEILK, from the coding sequence ATGGCAAGTGTGGAGTATGTATTTCACGGGAATGTACAGGGAATCGGCTTCCGGGCACATGTTAAAAAGAAAGCCTCTGAACTGGGAATTACTGGCTGGGTAAAAAATATGGAGGACGGCTCCGTAAAAGCTGTTTTTTCTGGAGACCCTGAAATGATCTCCATACTGGAGGCATACTGCAGGAAAATTCCATTATCAGAAATAACATCTGTAGATGCGGCCCCAGCAGATAACGATAAATTTGAAACCTTTGAAATCCTGAAATAA
- a CDS encoding ATP-binding protein has translation MQESGLKIGYTIGENTSGKFQFVISDESNIKKWEYVYLMIKGEIVIGRIEEVVSKSELMNENMDYQSIDRYSSNGLNDFVNICISTTLGKIKDGFLTQSREIVRPGMPVYPAGDDILQQIFSFDPEEALDIGSLPDNNVKVSLNVNGLRRHLAILAQTGAGKSHTASVIMEELLKKGASIIVLDPHADYVFMKKGVNGEIYSDGISVFRTPLSTGRYTNDDVGIVNNFTIRFSDLAPEDVKGIMDIKEGYTNLNSIVDDIYKRMKGRKDLADFLQTAESLPQEDYRKIRGRLAFLNKIKDIFQDYTTGITDYLGPGKMSVMDLSGMDQFLANYFSYRVLSSIYDVKLSSEFKYPVFVFIEEAHNFVPPRNNSNIARMIKKIAGEGRKFGIFLVVITQRPGKIDADVLSQCNSQIILRVTNPSDQNAILESSENITGYLMADLPSLDTGEAIIVGEIVKMPAIVKIRDRETRAGGSDIDVIGLLREAREEVRKRNDPSEVRKKTRDLLGEF, from the coding sequence GTGCAAGAATCAGGGCTTAAAATAGGTTATACAATAGGTGAAAATACATCTGGGAAATTCCAGTTTGTCATATCGGATGAAAGCAATATAAAGAAATGGGAATATGTTTATCTTATGATTAAGGGCGAAATCGTAATAGGCAGAATAGAGGAGGTCGTATCCAAGAGTGAGCTGATGAATGAAAATATGGACTACCAGAGTATTGACAGGTATTCAAGCAACGGGCTCAACGATTTTGTGAATATATGCATTTCTACCACTCTTGGAAAGATTAAAGATGGATTTCTCACGCAGTCCAGGGAAATAGTCAGGCCAGGGATGCCTGTTTACCCTGCTGGTGATGACATACTACAGCAAATATTCTCATTTGATCCTGAGGAGGCCCTTGACATAGGCAGCCTTCCTGACAATAATGTAAAAGTATCCCTGAATGTCAACGGCCTCAGAAGGCATCTTGCCATACTGGCACAGACAGGCGCCGGAAAGAGCCATACAGCATCAGTAATTATGGAGGAGCTGCTGAAAAAGGGTGCATCAATAATAGTCCTTGACCCTCATGCCGATTATGTATTCATGAAAAAGGGTGTTAATGGGGAGATATACTCTGATGGCATAAGCGTTTTCAGGACACCGCTGAGCACAGGCCGTTACACAAATGATGATGTGGGTATTGTAAATAATTTTACAATAAGGTTCAGTGACCTGGCACCGGAGGATGTAAAGGGAATAATGGATATAAAGGAAGGGTATACAAATTTAAATTCAATAGTTGATGATATCTACAAGAGAATGAAGGGAAGAAAGGATCTTGCAGACTTCCTGCAGACCGCAGAGTCGCTTCCGCAGGAGGACTACAGAAAAATACGGGGCAGGCTGGCGTTCCTGAATAAAATAAAGGATATATTCCAGGATTATACAACCGGTATAACCGATTACCTTGGACCAGGAAAAATGTCTGTTATGGATCTGTCTGGAATGGATCAATTTCTGGCAAATTATTTTTCATACAGGGTTTTGAGCTCAATTTACGATGTAAAGCTTTCATCAGAATTCAAATATCCCGTATTTGTATTCATAGAGGAGGCCCATAATTTTGTGCCTCCAAGAAATAACAGCAATATTGCCCGGATGATAAAAAAGATAGCTGGCGAGGGCAGAAAATTCGGGATATTCCTGGTAGTTATAACCCAGCGCCCTGGAAAGATAGACGCTGATGTACTGAGCCAGTGCAATTCACAGATTATCCTCCGTGTTACCAATCCATCTGACCAGAATGCCATACTTGAGAGCAGTGAGAATATAACAGGATATCTCATGGCTGACCTCCCTTCACTGGATACAGGAGAGGCCATAATAGTGGGTGAAATAGTGAAGATGCCTGCCATAGTAAAAATAAGGGACAGGGAAACAAGGGCAGGAGGTTCAGATATTGATGTCATTGGGCTTCTAAGGGAGGCCAGGGAGGAGGTAAGGAAGAGAAATGACCCCTCTGAAGTCCGGAAAAAAACCAGGGACCTGCTGGGTGAATTCTGA
- the ilvA gene encoding threonine ammonia-lyase: MLDYSRIEDAEKEISGKLHRTPLFHSTTFSKMFSCDVYFKMENFQKTGSFKSRGAMVKFSRITDDQKKMGVITASAGNHAQGVAFAAAYYGIDAKIVMPETTPPTKINAVQSYGGKVILKGNSYDEAHEYATKISVEEKREFIEAYNDEDIIAGQGTIGLEILEDVKPDIVIVPIGGGGLISGISFALKSSDKNIRVVGVESEKANSMDLSLKEGKIVPYTSNDTIADGIAVKYPGNITFELVKKYVDSVVTVSDENIAYALFKLLEREKVLVEPSGAAGLAALFESKIEVRGRKVVIVLSGGNINFLLLSNIIYRAMEMEDKLLRLEFKIPDHPGTMEKIVSAISSSGANIYHAEVDNLNKDTPIGYQYLLFTINILDRERIEELLGNLDKLGYKYKIVG, encoded by the coding sequence ATGTTAGATTACAGCAGGATTGAGGATGCGGAGAAGGAGATCAGTGGAAAACTTCATAGAACCCCATTGTTCCATTCCACAACTTTCAGCAAAATGTTCTCATGCGATGTTTATTTCAAAATGGAAAATTTCCAGAAAACAGGGTCATTCAAGTCCCGGGGGGCGATGGTAAAATTTTCCAGGATTACAGATGATCAGAAGAAGATGGGAGTTATAACAGCCAGTGCAGGGAATCATGCCCAGGGGGTTGCATTCGCCGCAGCATATTACGGCATCGATGCAAAGATTGTAATGCCCGAAACAACACCACCGACAAAAATTAACGCTGTCCAGTCCTATGGAGGAAAGGTAATATTGAAGGGGAACAGCTATGATGAGGCCCATGAATACGCAACAAAGATTTCCGTTGAGGAAAAAAGGGAGTTTATTGAGGCGTATAATGATGAGGACATTATAGCGGGCCAGGGGACAATAGGACTGGAAATACTTGAGGATGTCAAGCCAGATATCGTTATAGTTCCCATAGGCGGGGGTGGCCTTATTTCAGGAATATCATTTGCCCTAAAATCCTCTGACAAAAATATCAGGGTGGTGGGCGTGGAATCTGAAAAGGCAAATTCCATGGATCTTTCATTGAAGGAGGGTAAGATAGTGCCATATACCAGCAATGATACCATAGCAGACGGTATTGCAGTGAAGTATCCTGGTAATATAACCTTCGAACTTGTGAAAAAATATGTGGATTCTGTTGTGACCGTATCTGATGAGAATATTGCATATGCATTATTCAAATTGCTGGAGAGGGAAAAGGTCCTGGTTGAACCCTCCGGTGCGGCAGGGCTGGCGGCTTTATTTGAAAGCAAAATAGAAGTCAGGGGGAGGAAGGTGGTTATTGTGCTATCAGGCGGAAACATCAATTTCCTTCTGCTCTCCAATATAATATACAGGGCGATGGAAATGGAGGATAAGCTTTTAAGACTTGAGTTCAAGATACCTGACCACCCCGGAACCATGGAAAAAATAGTCAGTGCAATCTCATCCTCAGGGGCAAATATATATCATGCCGAGGTTGACAATCTTAACAAAGATACACCCATTGGATACCAGTATCTTCTATTTACAATAAATATACTGGACAGGGAAAGAATTGAAGAATTGCTTGGAAATCTGGATAAGCTGGGATATAAATATAAGATTGTTGGATGA
- a CDS encoding exonuclease SbcCD subunit D, with protein sequence MARFLHLSDTHLGYRQYMMDLREEDFYESFNEAIDTGLEENVDFFVHTGDLFDTWSPSNRAMNEFKKAMIKLYKKNKVMYLIMGDHDRPKRTDEVASRIFDFLGVKLLGTEGLQNTVINYGGEDILLSGISNMKGLRKNGLIEQYRKADVEARPYKNSILMSHQGVSPYLIAEACEVDSKDLPVNYKYLAFGHVHDSHLVTDRYPVFSYAGSTDLNSTNEVKNFVKNGKSVNLVEIHNGTVEAQRIRLKSTRYQDTVSSDYGNYMQDIDKIMSRERTNRKDPLISVTIHGDANREEVKMKINALRDVIIRGPVFEKEVKTVEARPNMSKLQDYFMAYFHDANMAILAENIFNSIKNEDSETSYRLIREIMKVE encoded by the coding sequence ATGGCAAGGTTTCTACATCTATCAGATACACATCTGGGATACAGGCAGTACATGATGGACCTGCGTGAGGAAGATTTCTATGAGTCATTCAACGAGGCCATAGATACTGGCCTGGAGGAAAATGTTGATTTTTTTGTCCATACAGGAGATCTATTTGATACCTGGTCTCCATCAAACAGGGCCATGAACGAATTCAAAAAAGCAATGATAAAACTGTATAAGAAAAACAAGGTAATGTATCTTATAATGGGTGACCATGACCGCCCTAAAAGAACAGATGAGGTTGCATCCAGGATATTTGATTTTCTCGGTGTGAAACTCCTCGGCACAGAGGGCCTCCAGAATACTGTCATAAACTATGGAGGAGAGGATATACTTTTATCAGGAATATCCAATATGAAAGGTTTGAGAAAAAATGGCCTGATTGAGCAGTACAGGAAGGCAGACGTTGAGGCCAGGCCCTATAAAAACTCAATTCTAATGTCACACCAGGGGGTTTCACCATATCTCATAGCAGAGGCCTGCGAGGTGGATTCAAAGGATTTGCCTGTAAATTATAAATATCTGGCTTTCGGGCATGTGCATGATTCTCATCTGGTAACAGACAGGTATCCTGTGTTTTCTTATGCAGGGTCAACGGACCTGAACAGCACAAATGAGGTGAAGAACTTCGTAAAAAATGGAAAATCCGTAAATCTTGTTGAAATCCACAATGGTACTGTGGAGGCCCAGAGGATAAGGCTGAAATCAACAAGATATCAGGATACAGTATCATCTGATTACGGAAACTATATGCAGGATATAGATAAAATCATGTCAAGGGAAAGGACAAACAGAAAGGACCCCCTCATTTCTGTAACAATACATGGAGATGCAAACCGTGAAGAGGTTAAAATGAAAATAAATGCATTGAGGGATGTAATAATCCGTGGCCCGGTATTTGAGAAAGAGGTTAAAACCGTTGAGGCCAGGCCCAATATGTCAAAACTTCAGGACTATTTTATGGCATATTTCCATGATGCCAATATGGCAATTCTTGCCGAAAACATATTCAATTCTATAAAAAATGAAGACAGTGAAACATCATACCGGCTCATAAGGGAGATAATGAAGGTGGAATAA
- a CDS encoding helix-turn-helix domain-containing protein codes for MSKSSREITAVITVRRKDCEITNYILQTFPDASIERLKIDGKTTTHRISFRSDEDADSALPEIKKITIDTVKTGKRIVWAKGSCCSACSVIGNSEAVILGSRVINPESLSYRVSLPGISKLMDLKRNLQREGMEFSISDISFDEGNAITDREKEIIFLLYEYGYFDPERKLSLTQIAEQMGISTAALSEILRKTLRKIVKDYVESKL; via the coding sequence GTGTCTAAATCCAGCAGGGAAATCACCGCAGTCATTACGGTAAGGAGGAAGGACTGTGAGATCACAAATTACATACTTCAGACATTTCCAGATGCCAGTATTGAACGCCTTAAAATTGATGGGAAAACAACTACACATAGAATATCTTTCAGGTCAGATGAGGATGCCGATTCTGCACTCCCTGAAATAAAGAAGATAACCATTGATACAGTTAAAACAGGAAAAAGAATAGTATGGGCAAAGGGTTCATGTTGTAGTGCCTGCTCTGTAATTGGCAACTCAGAGGCTGTAATACTGGGAAGCAGGGTTATTAATCCAGAATCCCTGTCATACCGCGTTTCTCTCCCTGGTATCTCAAAACTTATGGATTTAAAGCGTAATCTGCAGAGGGAGGGGATGGAATTTTCCATTTCTGATATTTCATTTGACGAGGGAAATGCCATAACGGACAGGGAAAAGGAGATTATTTTTCTGCTCTATGAGTATGGGTATTTTGACCCGGAAAGGAAGCTATCACTCACACAGATTGCCGAGCAGATGGGTATTTCTACTGCAGCCCTTTCTGAAATACTGAGGAAAACATTGAGAAAAATAGTAAAGGACTATGTAGAAAGTAAATTATAA
- a CDS encoding GTP-binding protein: MTIQERIKEIEDEIKKTQKNKATEKHIGLLKARMSKLELEEESHKKSGGYGFSVSKSGDATMALVGYPNVGKSSLLNALTNKKSTVGNFEFTTLTVIPGTLNYNGAQIQILDLPGIIDNAALGAGRGREIISTIRNVDLIVMVTDIQLKGLDRIVAELYKAGIVLNRKRKDISFKRTNYGGLRIHKPRNVDIDNNDIRDIAKEFKIVNGDIYIRESIDIDDLIDFFKGNIVYIKSFMVVNKIDMPHDEEQLKKHLKNFGNYIEVSAETGYNLENMKNMIYKSLDMVRVYMRNKAGEVDYERPLILSEGATVRDVCRKISREMISTFRYAIITGPSRRIEARVGLDYKVNDEDVVTLISKY, translated from the coding sequence ATGACAATACAGGAAAGAATAAAGGAAATAGAGGACGAAATTAAAAAAACCCAGAAAAATAAGGCCACGGAAAAACACATAGGCCTTCTCAAGGCACGGATGTCCAAGCTGGAGCTTGAGGAGGAATCGCATAAGAAGTCAGGGGGCTATGGTTTTTCCGTTTCAAAAAGTGGAGATGCAACAATGGCACTGGTAGGGTACCCAAATGTGGGCAAGAGCTCTCTACTTAATGCACTTACAAATAAAAAAAGCACCGTTGGGAACTTTGAATTCACCACCCTTACTGTTATTCCGGGGACATTGAATTATAATGGGGCACAGATACAGATACTTGATCTTCCAGGTATTATAGACAATGCTGCACTTGGGGCAGGGCGTGGCAGGGAGATAATTAGCACAATACGTAACGTAGACCTTATAGTAATGGTAACTGACATACAGCTCAAGGGACTCGATCGTATAGTTGCAGAACTCTATAAAGCCGGGATAGTCTTGAACAGGAAGCGTAAGGATATATCGTTCAAAAGAACAAATTACGGTGGCCTGAGGATACATAAGCCCAGAAATGTGGACATAGATAACAATGATATAAGGGATATAGCCAAGGAATTCAAGATTGTCAACGGAGATATATATATCAGGGAAAGCATAGATATTGATGATCTCATAGATTTTTTCAAGGGCAATATAGTTTATATAAAATCTTTCATGGTTGTAAATAAAATAGACATGCCACATGATGAGGAACAGCTGAAAAAACACCTAAAAAATTTTGGCAATTATATAGAGGTTTCAGCGGAAACTGGATATAATCTGGAAAATATGAAGAATATGATTTATAAATCACTGGATATGGTCCGTGTTTATATGAGAAATAAGGCGGGCGAGGTAGATTATGAAAGGCCATTAATACTGAGCGAGGGCGCCACGGTCAGGGACGTCTGCAGGAAGATCAGCCGGGAAATGATCTCCACCTTCAGGTACGCAATCATAACCGGGCCATCAAGGAGAATAGAAGCCAGGGTTGGGCTCGATTATAAAGTGAATGATGAGGATGTAGTAACACTGATAAGCAAGTATTGA
- a CDS encoding HemK2/MTQ2 family protein methyltransferase, translated as MINIDYSDEVYRPAEDTYLLIDHVKCGKKVLEMGAGTGIISINLALQGHTVTAVDISHDAVELINHNARINNVSIEVIESDLFQNVHGKYDTLIFNPPYLPVENESPQWAGGSDGFAVTGRFLASADKYLNRCGNIYIILSDLTDIESFIRKNKNYLFTEIASESFDFETIRLYELIVRK; from the coding sequence ATGATTAATATTGATTATTCCGATGAGGTATACAGGCCTGCAGAGGATACCTACCTCTTAATAGATCATGTAAAATGCGGAAAAAAAGTTCTGGAGATGGGAGCTGGAACAGGAATAATCTCCATAAATCTTGCACTCCAGGGACATACAGTGACGGCAGTGGACATATCCCATGATGCCGTTGAACTGATAAACCATAATGCACGTATCAATAACGTTAGCATTGAAGTAATCGAATCGGACCTTTTCCAGAATGTCCACGGAAAATACGATACCCTGATATTCAATCCCCCCTACCTCCCGGTGGAAAACGAAAGCCCGCAGTGGGCCGGGGGCAGTGATGGGTTTGCGGTTACTGGCAGGTTCCTTGCATCTGCAGATAAATACCTGAATAGATGCGGGAACATTTATATTATACTATCTGACCTTACAGATATAGAATCATTTATAAGGAAAAATAAAAATTACCTATTTACAGAAATTGCGTCAGAGAGTTTTGATTTTGAAACTATCAGGTTGTATGAGCTAATAGTGAGAAAATGA
- a CDS encoding AAA family ATPase, which yields MIIESLKIVNFLSHEDTEINFEPGINIITGKNGAGKTGVLDAIKFALFAESRNNEKNNELIKKGKNYFEITLNFNINGEHYEVYRHFGVKKAKNAERLAYVKRDGTMVAETYEGVNAEITKILNVSKEVFKNSVFVEQGQMDSLITGTPKERKTIFSDIIGLTSLSKSAEKIRDIIANFRDQALTLQGANDRIKDLNSEIKDLESQKSDALQALAVAERKTEDLAADLEKIKNMVRERDEILSRIKNLESNIYSYRDEINIRKGKIKGMESDLLQLKSKLDRLNALESNPYYIKRDAINKYFIKKTGISNLEKDIRRLETSNEEYNNYSRKIEELAGRHMEYSELKRKYNENNGQIIKYRESHERYSNLVGIVKSLRARIDSENAFVQKFLETGGMRLEELADSASRREKINQEIISKKTRISEIKSTVVSYNSMLGEIRENEETLRGKSKCPLCGTELTEDHMAEISEEYREREEKILASIDSLKVEKQKIDSEIAQMENMYRQLNSHEVATAVSYLSDIKSTENELSRLESELGSNYSGHKLFMDKSAENDAISKKLEEYQKYEDDYVKYSNIISGINITELIRELGESRDMLMEARRDAASLLGEIGFEPDPSEYEKIESISKEIENMRSDVERARNLKASVKSINDEIEERNRSIIDVEKKLSDAREQLNTYKDVDTELRNAENTHSDSIKEQTKFSTLVETYSERINEDKNTIGKLQGDAGRYSKLMDTISTLNKIRESFDYNGIQSMIRKDASASMTNLTRKYLQSFNLDFDDIGIDENFDIKVTQNSMEQTLESLSGGEKTALAIALRLSVTEYVLDRISTIIMDEPTNFLDEDRRNNLKDIILYSLKGDNIVPQMIMITHHSELISVADSSYEMVKHNGTTRVISS from the coding sequence ATGATCATAGAATCGCTAAAAATAGTAAATTTTCTTTCACATGAGGATACGGAAATAAATTTCGAGCCCGGCATTAATATTATAACAGGAAAAAATGGAGCTGGAAAAACAGGTGTTCTGGACGCAATCAAGTTCGCACTTTTTGCGGAATCCAGGAATAATGAAAAAAACAACGAGCTCATAAAGAAGGGCAAAAACTACTTTGAAATAACACTTAATTTCAACATAAATGGTGAACATTACGAGGTTTACCGCCATTTCGGTGTGAAAAAGGCAAAGAATGCCGAGAGGCTCGCATATGTTAAAAGAGATGGCACCATGGTGGCTGAAACATATGAGGGGGTTAATGCGGAAATAACAAAAATCCTCAATGTCTCAAAGGAGGTTTTCAAAAATTCTGTATTTGTGGAGCAGGGGCAGATGGATTCACTGATAACCGGGACCCCAAAGGAGAGAAAAACTATATTTTCTGATATCATAGGTCTAACATCACTTTCAAAAAGTGCAGAAAAAATAAGGGATATTATAGCAAATTTTAGGGATCAGGCATTAACCCTTCAGGGAGCAAATGACCGCATAAAGGATCTCAATTCAGAAATAAAGGATCTGGAATCACAAAAATCTGATGCCCTTCAGGCTCTTGCTGTGGCTGAAAGGAAAACAGAGGACCTGGCTGCCGATCTGGAAAAAATAAAAAACATGGTAAGGGAAAGAGATGAGATATTATCCAGAATAAAAAACCTGGAATCAAATATATACAGCTACAGGGATGAAATAAACATCCGCAAGGGAAAAATAAAAGGCATGGAATCGGATCTTCTCCAGCTGAAATCGAAACTTGATAGGCTGAATGCCCTGGAATCCAATCCTTATTACATTAAAAGGGATGCCATAAATAAATATTTTATAAAAAAAACTGGCATTTCAAACCTTGAAAAGGATATAAGAAGACTTGAAACATCAAATGAGGAATATAATAATTATTCCAGAAAGATAGAGGAGCTTGCCGGTCGGCATATGGAATATTCTGAACTTAAGAGGAAATATAACGAAAATAATGGGCAGATAATAAAATACAGGGAAAGCCATGAAAGATACAGCAACCTTGTGGGAATTGTAAAATCCCTCAGAGCCCGTATAGATTCGGAAAATGCCTTTGTCCAAAAATTTCTGGAAACAGGCGGAATGCGTTTGGAAGAACTTGCAGATTCTGCCAGCAGGAGGGAGAAAATCAACCAGGAGATAATCAGTAAAAAAACAAGGATTTCTGAAATCAAATCCACTGTTGTAAGCTATAACAGCATGCTGGGAGAAATCAGGGAAAACGAAGAGACACTGAGGGGAAAAAGTAAATGCCCCCTATGCGGCACAGAACTTACAGAGGACCACATGGCAGAAATTTCAGAGGAATACAGGGAAAGGGAGGAAAAAATCCTTGCCAGCATTGATAGCCTCAAGGTGGAAAAACAGAAGATCGATTCGGAGATTGCCCAAATGGAAAACATGTACCGGCAGCTGAACAGCCACGAGGTTGCCACTGCCGTTTCATACCTGTCAGATATCAAGTCAACTGAAAATGAACTTTCCAGGCTGGAGTCAGAACTGGGAAGCAACTACAGTGGGCATAAACTGTTCATGGATAAATCAGCTGAAAATGATGCAATATCAAAGAAACTAGAAGAATATCAGAAATATGAGGATGATTATGTTAAATATTCAAATATAATTTCTGGGATCAATATTACTGAATTGATCAGGGAGTTAGGTGAATCAAGGGATATGCTTATGGAGGCCCGCAGGGATGCCGCCAGCCTTCTTGGGGAAATAGGATTTGAACCGGATCCCTCAGAATATGAAAAAATAGAATCCATTTCAAAGGAGATTGAAAACATGCGATCAGATGTGGAGAGGGCCAGAAACCTTAAGGCTTCAGTCAAATCCATTAATGATGAAATAGAGGAAAGGAACAGATCAATAATTGACGTAGAAAAAAAACTTTCTGATGCCAGGGAGCAACTGAATACATATAAGGATGTTGATACAGAACTAAGAAATGCAGAAAATACACATTCTGATTCAATAAAGGAACAGACGAAGTTCAGTACCCTTGTGGAAACATACAGTGAACGTATAAACGAGGATAAAAATACCATAGGCAAACTTCAGGGGGATGCAGGGAGGTACAGCAAGCTTATGGACACCATCTCAACCCTGAATAAAATCAGGGAGTCATTTGACTACAATGGAATACAGTCCATGATAAGGAAGGATGCATCAGCATCCATGACAAACCTAACCAGAAAATACCTGCAATCATTCAACCTCGATTTTGACGATATAGGAATTGATGAGAATTTTGACATAAAGGTAACACAGAATTCCATGGAACAGACACTTGAATCACTCAGCGGCGGTGAAAAAACCGCACTTGCAATTGCGTTGCGCCTATCAGTAACGGAATATGTTCTTGACCGGATAAGTACAATCATAATGGACGAACCCACAAATTTCCTGGATGAGGACAGAAGGAATAATCTGAAGGATATTATACTTTATTCACTGAAGGGTGATAACATAGTGCCACAGATGATAATGATAACGCATCACAGTGAACTGATATCAGTTGCGGACTCATCTTATGAAATGGTAAAACACAATGGCACTACACGTGTAATTTCATCATAA
- a CDS encoding cytochrome ubiquinol oxidase subunit I, whose product MGISYPVWDSAMFAYTISAHIIIVGITLAMALLITIAEYIALKRKNKYYEALAHKLSIALVINFAIGTASGVFMAVELMLFWPVFMRLVGAVAMLSFYAEVFAFLVESITLMVYVYFWDNFKNRWNHWLVSWGVLFGTGASAWLITNVNAWMNTPTGSFNIAKYISSGGAVITGVNPLKVFDEPSTGPELFHMFMAMYFAGSMALLAYFAYKYLKSRNQEEKKIDRSAMKILSAIGIVDIILIGISGSIELSTLLVVEPLKYAMLELNMHPVMSGAPEHIFGFIVNGKSVDFIPLAGIQSLLAYPLTKGNAGYIPGLSSYPSYTWAPSVIHDTLDLMVGFGLLMGLFWFIVLVLRLMKKDIFNMKWVLYGFIGMGFLGMFTMEDGWYTAEVGRVPYIILMPYNSAGQPIIAGHYGVMTIAEAASTSTIVWYLGIVIILFYLIIIPFTFYFNAKVLNLANVDDELRKAEKDLNINSSGQDINSVNVGAR is encoded by the coding sequence ATGGGAATATCATATCCAGTCTGGGACAGTGCAATGTTCGCATATACGATTTCAGCGCATATCATCATAGTAGGAATCACGCTGGCAATGGCGCTTTTAATAACTATCGCAGAATATATAGCACTGAAAAGGAAGAACAAATACTATGAGGCTCTTGCCCATAAATTGAGCATAGCCCTGGTAATCAATTTCGCCATAGGGACTGCATCAGGAGTTTTCATGGCGGTTGAATTGATGCTGTTCTGGCCTGTATTCATGAGGCTTGTAGGGGCTGTTGCAATGCTGAGTTTCTATGCCGAGGTTTTTGCCTTCCTGGTTGAATCAATAACACTTATGGTTTATGTATACTTCTGGGACAACTTCAAAAACAGGTGGAACCACTGGCTTGTATCCTGGGGAGTTTTATTTGGCACAGGTGCTTCGGCCTGGTTGATTACCAATGTAAATGCATGGATGAATACACCCACAGGGTCATTCAACATAGCAAAATATATCAGTTCAGGGGGTGCTGTTATAACCGGTGTAAATCCATTGAAGGTCTTTGATGAGCCATCAACAGGCCCGGAGTTATTCCATATGTTCATGGCAATGTACTTCGCAGGATCAATGGCACTTTTAGCCTATTTTGCATACAAATATTTGAAATCAAGGAATCAGGAAGAGAAAAAAATCGACAGGTCCGCAATGAAGATACTTTCTGCGATCGGAATTGTAGACATAATTCTTATAGGTATAAGCGGTTCTATCGAACTCTCAACTCTCTTAGTGGTAGAGCCACTGAAATATGCAATGCTTGAACTAAATATGCATCCCGTAATGTCCGGTGCTCCCGAGCATATATTTGGATTTATTGTGAACGGAAAATCTGTAGATTTCATTCCACTGGCCGGAATACAGTCCCTGTTAGCATATCCTCTCACAAAGGGCAATGCCGGATACATACCGGGGCTTTCCTCATACCCATCCTATACATGGGCGCCATCTGTTATACATGACACACTGGATCTCATGGTAGGTTTCGGGTTGCTAATGGGATTGTTCTGGTTTATTGTTCTTGTGCTGAGGCTGATGAAAAAAGATATATTCAACATGAAATGGGTTCTCTACGGCTTCATAGGCATGGGTTTCCTTGGAATGTTCACCATGGAAGATGGATGGTATACCGCAGAAGTTGGAAGGGTCCCTTATATAATACTGATGCCATACAATTCAGCAGGGCAGCCAATAATAGCAGGGCATTATGGTGTGATGACCATAGCAGAGGCTGCATCCACGTCCACAATCGTTTGGTATCTGGGGATAGTGATAATTCTATTCTATCTGATAATAATACCTTTCACATTCTATTTCAATGCCAAGGTACTGAACCTGGCAAATGTGGATGATGAACTTAGAAAGGCTGAAAAGGATCTAAATATTAATAGTTCGGGTCAGGATATAAACAGTGTAAATGTGGGGGCGAGATAA